The Nitriliruptor alkaliphilus DSM 45188 genome includes a region encoding these proteins:
- a CDS encoding GNAT family N-acetyltransferase encodes MSADAGPVSSVHTRTWQIAYRGLLPDQVLDHLDTGQRADGWREILATRDGPSVLLAVSDTAGAPERVVGFVAVGASRDEDAGDRRGEVHAIYVDPDHWAAGIGTDLLAAGTEQLRQRGWTTATLWVLSANTRTRAFYERHGWRTDGHTRVELVGGAEAPHTRYAIAL; translated from the coding sequence GTGAGCGCCGACGCCGGCCCCGTCTCGTCCGTCCACACGCGGACGTGGCAGATCGCCTACCGCGGCCTGCTGCCCGACCAGGTGCTCGATCACCTCGACACCGGCCAGCGCGCGGACGGGTGGCGCGAGATCCTCGCGACGCGTGACGGGCCGAGCGTCCTGCTCGCGGTGAGCGACACCGCGGGTGCCCCGGAGAGGGTGGTGGGTTTCGTCGCGGTCGGCGCGTCACGCGACGAGGACGCTGGCGACCGCCGCGGGGAGGTCCACGCCATCTACGTCGACCCGGACCACTGGGCAGCTGGCATCGGGACCGACCTGCTCGCCGCCGGGACCGAGCAGCTCCGCCAGCGCGGCTGGACCACGGCCACGCTCTGGGTCCTGTCGGCCAACACCCGCACCCGGGCCTTCTACGAACGTCACGGCTGGCGCACCGACGGCCACACCAGGGTCGAGCTGGTCGGTGGGGCCGAGGCGCCACATACGCGGTACGCGATCGCGCTCTGA
- a CDS encoding AMP-dependent synthetase/ligase has product MSTIEPVLDPTAPSAFDAATLCEAFQLSARERPDEVALRTPDDRVQITWGEYAERVGRIAAGLAALGVQRGDTVGLMLTNRPEFQLIDTAILHLGATPFSVYTSSAPEQITYLLEDARNRVLIVEERFLGQLPVMPHVEHLVVIDGDEGADLAALEAGGDPTFDLESSWRAVGPDTVATLIYTSGTTGPPKGVEVTHANLLFVIRATDERVGLVRGGRLVSYLPHAHIVDRLVSNYFQFLTGSSVTVVDDPKAVLAALPGCRPTMFTSVPRVWSKVRAALLAGFEAEPPERRVAIEEALEIGLRKARAEQEGRPIDDELGQAWARADEAFFRPLREKLGLDQVGWLVTGAAPMPAAVNEFFAAIGLALSDCWGMSETSGIGTINDPAVPRIGSVGQALPGTEVRLADDGELLLRGQNVMKGYRGDPERTAEAVDADGWLHTGDVAEISDDGYVRIVDRKKELIINSGGKNMSPAQIESVVRNASPLIAQVCCIGDARPYNVALLVLDVDGAAAYAQSEGLEDRSLAAVAAQPGLRATIADAVQRANSQLSRVERIADFAILPEDWPPDGDELTPTMKLKRRAIADKHAAVIERLYAGTDA; this is encoded by the coding sequence ATGAGCACGATCGAACCGGTCCTGGATCCCACGGCACCGTCCGCCTTCGACGCGGCGACGCTGTGCGAGGCCTTCCAGCTGTCAGCGCGTGAGCGGCCGGACGAGGTCGCGCTGCGGACGCCCGACGACCGCGTGCAGATCACGTGGGGCGAGTACGCCGAACGGGTGGGGCGGATCGCGGCCGGGTTGGCGGCCCTCGGTGTCCAACGAGGTGACACGGTCGGGCTGATGCTCACCAACCGTCCCGAGTTCCAGCTGATCGACACCGCGATCCTCCACCTCGGCGCGACCCCGTTCTCGGTGTACACCAGCTCGGCACCCGAGCAGATCACCTACCTGCTCGAGGACGCACGCAACCGGGTCTTGATCGTCGAGGAGCGGTTCCTCGGTCAGCTGCCGGTCATGCCGCACGTGGAGCACCTGGTGGTGATCGACGGCGACGAGGGCGCGGACCTGGCGGCGTTGGAAGCCGGAGGCGACCCGACCTTCGACCTGGAGTCGAGCTGGCGTGCCGTCGGTCCCGACACGGTGGCGACCCTGATCTACACCTCCGGCACGACGGGGCCACCGAAGGGCGTCGAGGTCACCCACGCCAACCTGCTGTTCGTGATCCGCGCCACCGACGAGCGCGTCGGTCTCGTCCGCGGCGGCCGCCTGGTCTCCTACCTGCCGCACGCCCACATCGTCGATCGGCTGGTGTCGAACTACTTCCAGTTCCTGACCGGATCGAGCGTGACCGTCGTCGACGATCCGAAGGCGGTCCTCGCGGCGCTGCCCGGCTGCCGCCCGACGATGTTCACCAGCGTCCCGCGCGTGTGGAGCAAGGTCCGAGCCGCGCTGCTGGCGGGGTTCGAGGCCGAGCCGCCCGAACGCCGTGTCGCCATCGAGGAGGCGCTGGAGATCGGGCTGCGGAAGGCTCGCGCCGAGCAGGAAGGGCGCCCGATCGACGACGAACTCGGGCAGGCGTGGGCGCGCGCGGACGAGGCGTTCTTCCGTCCGCTCCGCGAGAAGCTCGGGCTCGACCAGGTCGGATGGCTCGTCACCGGTGCGGCACCGATGCCCGCCGCGGTCAACGAGTTCTTCGCCGCGATCGGACTGGCACTGTCGGACTGCTGGGGCATGTCGGAGACCTCAGGGATCGGCACCATCAACGACCCGGCCGTCCCGCGGATCGGCAGCGTCGGCCAGGCTCTGCCCGGGACCGAGGTGCGCCTCGCCGACGACGGCGAGCTGCTGCTGCGCGGCCAGAACGTGATGAAGGGCTACCGCGGCGACCCGGAGCGGACCGCGGAGGCGGTGGACGCGGACGGCTGGCTGCACACCGGTGACGTGGCCGAGATCTCCGACGACGGGTACGTGCGGATCGTGGACCGCAAGAAGGAGCTGATCATCAACTCTGGTGGCAAGAACATGTCGCCGGCACAGATCGAGAGCGTGGTCCGCAACGCCTCGCCGCTGATCGCCCAGGTCTGCTGCATCGGCGACGCCCGCCCGTACAACGTCGCGCTGCTGGTGCTGGACGTCGACGGTGCGGCGGCGTACGCGCAGTCGGAGGGCCTCGAGGATCGTTCCCTCGCGGCGGTCGCCGCTCAACCGGGGTTGCGGGCCACGATCGCCGACGCGGTGCAGCGCGCCAACAGCCAGCTGTCGCGGGTCGAACGGATCGCGGACTTCGCCATCCTGCCCGAGGACTGGCCACCGGATGGCGACGAGCTGACGCCGACCATGAAGCTCAAACGGCGAGCGATCGCCGACAAGCACGCCGCCGTGATCGAACGGCTCTACGCAGGGACGGACGCGTGA
- a CDS encoding PaaI family thioesterase, with protein sequence MRPTTSTTPASLQLADAKAVLAAQPFSRLVGAQLTAFGDGRAELRVPLAEHHRQQDGVVHGGVLSYAADNVLTFAAGAAVGPAVFTAGFTISYLSPARGDELIARAEVVRAGARLVTVNAELFDQRDDDEHLCAVAQGTVARR encoded by the coding sequence GTGCGGCCGACCACCTCGACCACCCCGGCGAGCCTGCAGCTCGCCGACGCCAAGGCCGTGCTGGCCGCACAACCGTTCAGCCGACTGGTCGGTGCCCAGCTGACCGCGTTCGGCGACGGTCGGGCCGAGCTGCGGGTCCCGCTCGCCGAGCACCACCGGCAGCAGGACGGCGTCGTGCACGGCGGGGTGCTGAGCTACGCGGCCGACAACGTGCTGACCTTCGCCGCGGGTGCCGCGGTGGGGCCGGCCGTCTTCACCGCCGGGTTCACCATCTCCTACCTGTCGCCAGCCCGGGGTGACGAGCTGATCGCCCGCGCCGAGGTCGTGCGAGCCGGTGCCCGTCTGGTGACGGTCAACGCCGAGCTGTTCGACCAGCGCGACGACGATGAACACCTCTGCGCCGTCGCACAGGGCACCGTCGCGCGCCGCTGA
- a CDS encoding polysaccharide deacetylase family protein, translating into MAETLSPDGPIKLAITVDDVYQWSGIPFPDGYSPHTITRSLLDAFDRHGVEQVYAFSNTRPIDDDPDLLRVLDAWCEAGHHIGNHTHYHSSLNWVDPPTYIEDIERSEALIGGWIDQAPSRYFRYCMDMWGDTPEKTAEVQTYLAKAGYTPAPLTYWFYDAQFMTPYMRSLKAANTDDQAFLQDAFVDTAVSQLRGQVAAARASLGRDPVHIALVHGTAIAGDTYDRVLEAYDELGVEYVTLEEAMRDPANLIPPPVTTRMFRNFTQKWAQYAGVEVPDTPAPAILEKVAATTPIEGMSDADVLGPAILQMAAALGAEATLDEFDWHNHHVGAEA; encoded by the coding sequence ATGGCGGAGACGCTCTCGCCCGACGGCCCGATCAAGCTCGCCATCACCGTCGACGACGTGTACCAGTGGAGCGGCATCCCGTTCCCCGACGGCTACAGCCCTCACACCATCACGCGGTCGCTGCTCGACGCCTTCGACCGCCACGGTGTCGAGCAGGTCTACGCCTTCTCCAACACCCGTCCGATCGACGACGACCCGGACCTGCTGCGGGTGCTCGACGCCTGGTGTGAAGCCGGCCACCACATCGGCAACCACACCCACTACCACTCGAGCCTCAACTGGGTCGACCCGCCCACCTACATCGAGGACATCGAGCGGTCCGAAGCGTTGATCGGTGGCTGGATCGACCAGGCACCGTCCCGCTACTTCCGCTACTGCATGGACATGTGGGGCGACACGCCCGAGAAGACCGCCGAGGTCCAGACCTACCTCGCCAAGGCGGGCTACACGCCGGCGCCGTTGACCTACTGGTTCTACGACGCGCAGTTCATGACCCCCTACATGCGCAGCCTGAAGGCCGCCAATACCGACGACCAGGCGTTCCTGCAGGACGCGTTCGTGGACACGGCGGTGTCGCAGCTGCGCGGCCAGGTGGCGGCGGCCCGCGCGTCCCTCGGCCGCGACCCGGTGCACATCGCCCTGGTCCACGGGACCGCGATCGCCGGCGACACCTACGACCGGGTGCTTGAGGCCTACGACGAGCTCGGCGTCGAGTACGTCACCCTCGAGGAGGCCATGCGCGACCCGGCCAACCTCATCCCTCCGCCGGTGACCACCAGGATGTTCCGCAACTTCACCCAGAAGTGGGCGCAGTACGCGGGCGTCGAGGTTCCGGACACACCGGCCCCCGCGATCCTCGAGAAGGTCGCGGCGACCACACCGATCGAGGGGATGTCCGACGCCGACGTGCTCGGCCCGGCGATCCTCCAGATGGCCGCAGCCCTCGGGGCCGAGGCGACGCTCGACGAGTTCGACTGGCACAACCACCACGTCGGGGCGGAGGCGTAA
- a CDS encoding sucrase ferredoxin, with protein MRDGCAARSMHHGEALHGTASRARRWILFEHPGGWGEDVLSDATLPPRIAAQLTLLAASTPARVLLVRRPGGTGRRAARDVPTARALLVGVSTPTGGWFERFDLTTPEDLFDVDLAGLAGDRSCGGTPVDAPFYLVCTNGRHDACCAELGRPVVDALVPHLGDRLWECSHIGGDRFAGNLVCLPSGVFYGHLDPEVAAAVVRAHDGGAVDLDRWRGRSSLPFLVQSAEAFARREFGLTREDDLRWVASQRDGDRTDATFVRRDGHRVTVSVRRRLEDDERQLTCRGVPVRAPVHELIEIAVS; from the coding sequence GTGCGTGACGGCTGCGCCGCCCGCTCCATGCACCACGGCGAGGCGCTCCACGGCACGGCATCCCGGGCGCGCCGCTGGATCCTGTTCGAGCACCCCGGCGGGTGGGGTGAAGACGTGCTGTCGGACGCGACGCTGCCTCCCCGGATCGCGGCGCAGCTGACCCTCCTGGCGGCGAGCACCCCCGCCCGCGTCCTACTCGTGCGTCGCCCGGGCGGGACCGGCCGTCGGGCTGCGCGGGACGTACCGACCGCGCGGGCGCTGCTGGTCGGGGTATCGACGCCGACGGGCGGGTGGTTCGAGCGGTTCGACCTCACCACACCCGAGGACCTGTTCGACGTCGACCTCGCCGGGCTGGCCGGCGACCGCTCGTGCGGCGGCACGCCGGTCGATGCGCCGTTCTACCTCGTGTGCACCAACGGCAGACACGACGCGTGCTGCGCCGAGCTCGGCCGACCCGTCGTCGACGCGTTGGTGCCGCACCTCGGGGACCGGTTGTGGGAGTGCTCGCACATCGGCGGTGACCGCTTCGCCGGCAACCTCGTGTGCCTGCCATCCGGCGTGTTCTACGGCCACCTCGACCCCGAGGTCGCCGCCGCGGTCGTCCGCGCCCACGACGGCGGTGCCGTCGACCTCGACCGGTGGCGGGGCCGATCGTCGCTGCCGTTCCTCGTCCAGTCCGCCGAGGCGTTCGCGCGGCGCGAGTTCGGACTCACCCGTGAGGACGACCTGCGTTGGGTCGCCAGCCAACGGGACGGCGACCGGACCGACGCGACGTTCGTGCGGCGCGACGGCCACCGGGTGACGGTCTCGGTGCGGCGCCGGCTCGAGGACGACGAACGGCAGCTGACCTGCCGCGGCGTCCCGGTCCGGGCCCCGGTCCACGAGCTGATCGAGATCGCGGTCAGCTGA
- a CDS encoding SGNH/GDSL hydrolase family protein: MRRFDRFVALGDSFTEGLHDRLGPDGRHVGWADRVAASLATSGSGLHYANLAVRGRLLAEVVAEQVPVAAALEPDLVSFHAGGNDVLRPGVDLDSLAAPYDAAVASLRATGAEVLLFTVLERAGGTGRLADGLARRIAAFNGRVVRPSAQRHGAILVDLAAVRALHDRRLWHEDRLHLAAEGHRRVGAAVLEALGVEDEAVLDGPAGWWRVPLPAAPRATFAGTVAGEARWVSRHLLPWVGRRLRGVSSGDAVTCKRPELSPPA; encoded by the coding sequence GTGAGGCGCTTCGACCGGTTCGTCGCGCTCGGCGACTCGTTCACCGAGGGGCTGCACGACCGGCTCGGGCCCGACGGCCGACACGTCGGCTGGGCCGACCGGGTCGCTGCCAGCCTCGCCACCAGCGGAAGTGGACTGCACTACGCCAACCTCGCCGTGCGAGGCCGACTGCTCGCCGAGGTGGTCGCGGAGCAGGTCCCGGTCGCCGCTGCGCTGGAACCGGATCTGGTGTCGTTCCACGCCGGCGGCAACGACGTGCTGCGCCCCGGCGTCGACCTCGACAGCCTCGCCGCGCCGTACGACGCGGCCGTGGCTTCGCTGCGCGCCACCGGTGCCGAGGTGCTGCTGTTCACGGTGCTGGAACGCGCCGGAGGGACCGGCCGCCTCGCCGATGGACTCGCCAGACGGATCGCTGCCTTCAACGGCCGGGTGGTGCGCCCGAGCGCGCAGCGGCACGGGGCGATCCTGGTCGACCTGGCCGCGGTCCGGGCGCTGCACGACCGACGGTTGTGGCACGAGGACCGGCTGCACCTCGCCGCGGAGGGTCACCGGCGGGTCGGAGCCGCCGTGCTCGAGGCGCTCGGCGTCGAGGACGAGGCGGTGCTCGATGGACCGGCGGGGTGGTGGCGTGTGCCGCTGCCGGCCGCGCCCCGAGCGACGTTCGCGGGCACCGTGGCGGGGGAGGCGCGGTGGGTCAGCCGCCACCTGCTGCCCTGGGTGGGGCGGCGCCTGCGCGGTGTCTCCAGCGGTGACGCGGTGACGTGCAAACGCCCCGAACTCAGCCCGCCGGCCTGA
- a CDS encoding TetR/AcrR family transcriptional regulator yields MTDTRTRILEAALACFVERGVAATTIDAVRAASGASTGSLYHHFGDRQGLIAAVHGWLLDDYHAGFLAVLDDQDDPVVGVAEVVRFHVGWCTARPDAARFLLEEPGPTSSQLGGEEVAAANAVFLRRVLAWLRPHVRYGAVRELDVATAYALWLGPAQERCRLWVRGRAAEPDEAEIEVLAEAAVRSLCTPEQQR; encoded by the coding sequence ATGACCGACACTCGCACCCGGATCCTCGAGGCCGCCCTCGCCTGCTTCGTCGAGCGCGGCGTGGCCGCGACGACGATCGACGCGGTGCGCGCCGCGTCGGGTGCCAGCACGGGCAGCCTCTACCACCACTTCGGTGACCGGCAGGGGCTCATCGCCGCGGTCCACGGCTGGCTGCTCGACGACTACCACGCCGGGTTCCTCGCCGTCCTCGACGACCAGGACGACCCCGTGGTCGGCGTCGCCGAGGTGGTCCGGTTCCACGTGGGCTGGTGCACCGCTCGTCCGGACGCAGCGCGCTTCCTGCTCGAGGAGCCGGGGCCGACGTCGTCGCAGCTCGGTGGCGAGGAGGTCGCAGCCGCCAACGCGGTGTTCCTCCGCCGCGTCCTCGCCTGGCTCAGGCCTCACGTCCGCTACGGAGCCGTGCGTGAGCTGGACGTGGCCACGGCCTACGCGCTGTGGCTCGGTCCGGCGCAGGAGCGGTGCCGGCTGTGGGTCCGAGGTCGCGCCGCCGAGCCGGACGAAGCGGAGATCGAGGTGCTCGCCGAGGCAGCGGTCCGCTCGCTCTGCACCCCCGAACAGCAGCGCTGA
- a CDS encoding DUF5979 domain-containing protein, which yields MVLALAPALAVADDTDNGANGVVHWEGHGSEELPCPGGIHWIFTAGDVESATLTFNGVTYEPTKHVGAIHFETPGATTADEIDAFVTYTGESQQGQMILTISNCLEVPEPEVGDLQVVKTVEGDDAPEGVTFGFTVVCEDGTDESFTLAGGASETILGITAGVECTVTETDTGGADTVMVDGVEGVSTTVVIVADQMATVTFTNVFDDEVVPEVGALQVVKTVEGDDAPEGVTFGFTVVCEDGTDESFTLAGGASETILGITAGVECTVTETDTGGADTVMVDGVEGDSTTVVIVADQVLDVAFTNIWEDIGVLPGAEVAPTGPAVVPTAPAAPAVPTEVLGVAQRAGVAPAVGALAVTGADTGAALVLGLLTLLLGAALLSAGRSAGRGRGRTG from the coding sequence ATGGTGCTGGCGCTCGCGCCCGCCCTCGCGGTGGCCGACGATACGGACAACGGCGCGAACGGCGTCGTGCACTGGGAGGGACACGGCAGTGAGGAGCTGCCCTGCCCCGGCGGCATCCACTGGATCTTCACCGCGGGTGACGTCGAGTCGGCCACCTTGACCTTCAACGGCGTCACCTACGAGCCCACCAAGCACGTGGGGGCGATCCACTTCGAGACGCCGGGAGCGACGACCGCCGATGAGATCGATGCGTTCGTCACTTACACCGGCGAGAGCCAACAGGGTCAGATGATCCTGACGATCTCCAACTGTCTCGAGGTGCCGGAGCCCGAGGTCGGTGACCTGCAGGTGGTCAAGACCGTGGAGGGTGATGACGCGCCGGAGGGCGTGACGTTCGGTTTCACGGTGGTGTGTGAGGACGGGACCGATGAGTCGTTCACGCTGGCGGGTGGTGCGTCGGAGACGATCCTCGGGATCACCGCGGGTGTCGAGTGCACGGTGACCGAGACCGACACCGGTGGCGCGGACACGGTCATGGTCGATGGTGTTGAGGGGGTCAGCACGACGGTGGTGATCGTGGCCGACCAGATGGCCACGGTGACCTTCACCAACGTGTTCGACGACGAGGTGGTGCCCGAGGTCGGTGCGCTGCAGGTGGTCAAGACCGTGGAGGGTGATGACGCGCCGGAGGGCGTGACGTTCGGTTTCACGGTGGTGTGTGAGGACGGGACCGATGAGTCGTTCACGCTGGCGGGTGGTGCGTCGGAGACGATCCTCGGGATCACCGCGGGTGTCGAGTGCACGGTGACCGAGACCGACACCGGTGGCGCGGACACCGTGATGGTCGATGGTGTCGAGGGCGACAGCACGACGGTGGTGATCGTGGCTGACCAGGTGCTGGACGTGGCGTTCACCAACATCTGGGAGGACATCGGCGTCCTGCCCGGTGCTGAGGTCGCCCCGACAGGTCCGGCGGTCGTGCCGACCGCGCCGGCCGCACCGGCGGTCCCGACCGAGGTGCTCGGTGTCGCCCAGCGTGCCGGGGTCGCACCTGCCGTCGGCGCCCTGGCGGTCACCGGGGCGGACACAGGGGCCGCGCTCGTCCTCGGGCTGCTGACCCTGCTCCTCGGTGCTGCGCTGCTGAGCGCGGGCCGATCAGCAGGTCGGGGGAGGGGACGGACCGGCTGA
- a CDS encoding lysophospholipid acyltransferase family protein → MDLYSPLAATFRLGWRALSLDVRSTGHHHIPARGPAILASNHVGYLDFNFVALAPPKPRRQVRFLIRHDVYENKLVGAALHELRQIPVDVHGDPSSGLRHAEVALRDGEVVGIHPEGTISPSFVPRPGRTGAVRLAQATGAPIVPVAVWGSQRLLTKWRPRRLTRGIAVEVHYGEPFAPAPEADPSDATRELMMRIEALLTVAQARYPQQPGPPPDDWWVPSHLGGSAPTPSEVEVRLKEQAEERRRRALGGGFTL, encoded by the coding sequence ATGGACCTGTACTCGCCGCTGGCAGCGACGTTCCGGCTCGGGTGGCGAGCCCTGTCCTTGGACGTGCGCAGCACCGGGCACCACCACATCCCGGCGCGTGGGCCGGCCATCCTCGCCAGCAACCACGTCGGCTACCTCGACTTCAACTTCGTCGCGCTCGCGCCGCCGAAGCCCCGCCGCCAGGTCAGGTTCCTCATCCGCCACGACGTGTACGAGAACAAGCTCGTGGGTGCAGCCCTCCACGAGCTGCGCCAGATCCCGGTCGACGTCCACGGCGACCCGTCGTCCGGGCTGCGACACGCCGAGGTAGCACTGCGCGACGGCGAGGTGGTGGGGATCCACCCCGAGGGCACCATCAGTCCGTCCTTCGTTCCTCGTCCCGGCCGGACCGGTGCGGTCCGGTTGGCGCAGGCGACGGGGGCACCGATCGTCCCCGTCGCGGTATGGGGCAGCCAGCGGCTGCTGACCAAGTGGCGGCCGCGGCGGCTGACCCGCGGTATCGCGGTCGAGGTCCACTACGGCGAGCCGTTCGCCCCGGCGCCCGAGGCCGACCCCTCGGACGCGACCCGTGAGCTGATGATGCGCATCGAGGCGCTGCTGACCGTGGCGCAGGCGCGCTACCCGCAGCAGCCGGGACCGCCGCCCGACGACTGGTGGGTGCCCTCGCACCTCGGCGGCTCGGCACCGACGCCGAGCGAGGTCGAGGTGCGGCTCAAGGAGCAGGCGGAGGAACGACGCCGGCGGGCACTCGGCGGCGGGTTCACGCTGTGA
- a CDS encoding PGN_0703 family putative restriction endonuclease — protein sequence MSTTTVDAELLAEHHVRVGSDRPWQRRLRLLQALWREEQGLPIGVHPRGGADARPLGSRIGLPHAERHLGNFLTPTIREVVRAELVAEAVSEGEALAVPQLYTDLLASQPLAFNLFGELKADLDTASAWTRHLWPDRVQQVTRIEFEHAPQLAARQRLEDHSAFDVYLEHTVPGGRAGFIGFTVTYHENLEVAPVRNQPQAEEVARASGLFVDGALPALREPPLQQVWFDHLLALSVLQSDPDRWSGNGLLVFLHPVANAASYRVVDAYRRRLLGSRTFQRTSLEEVVAALQLTSGAPWVDAFHHRYLDYRRADAAGGSGT from the coding sequence GTGAGCACGACCACGGTCGACGCGGAGCTGCTCGCTGAGCACCACGTGCGGGTGGGCAGCGACCGGCCCTGGCAGCGACGGCTGCGGCTGCTCCAGGCGTTGTGGCGCGAGGAGCAGGGCCTGCCCATCGGGGTCCATCCCCGCGGCGGGGCGGACGCTCGGCCGCTCGGCTCACGGATCGGGCTGCCTCACGCCGAACGGCACCTGGGCAACTTCCTGACCCCGACGATCCGCGAGGTCGTCCGCGCCGAACTGGTCGCCGAGGCGGTGTCGGAGGGCGAGGCGCTGGCGGTCCCCCAGCTGTACACCGACCTGCTGGCGAGCCAGCCACTGGCGTTCAACCTCTTCGGCGAGCTGAAGGCCGACCTCGACACGGCATCGGCGTGGACCCGGCACCTGTGGCCCGACCGGGTCCAGCAGGTCACCCGGATCGAGTTCGAGCACGCACCGCAGCTCGCAGCGCGCCAGCGCCTCGAGGATCACAGCGCCTTCGACGTCTACCTCGAGCACACCGTCCCCGGTGGTCGCGCCGGCTTCATCGGCTTCACCGTGACCTACCACGAGAACCTCGAGGTAGCGCCGGTCAGGAACCAGCCGCAGGCCGAGGAGGTCGCCCGGGCGTCCGGGCTGTTCGTCGACGGTGCCCTTCCGGCGCTCCGAGAACCGCCGCTCCAGCAGGTCTGGTTCGACCACCTGTTGGCGTTGTCGGTGCTCCAGTCGGACCCGGACCGTTGGTCCGGCAACGGGCTGCTGGTGTTCCTGCACCCGGTCGCGAACGCCGCCAGCTACCGGGTCGTCGACGCCTACCGGCGCCGTCTGCTCGGCAGCCGGACGTTCCAACGGACCTCCCTGGAGGAGGTGGTGGCGGCCCTGCAGCTGACCAGCGGTGCACCGTGGGTCGACGCCTTCCACCACCGCTACCTCGACTACCGCCGTGCCGACGCAGCCGGCGGCTCCGGCACGTGA
- a CDS encoding SDR family oxidoreductase codes for MTSTSLFDIEGKAALVTGGARGLGAMIARGLVTAGARVLITARDRERCEEAAAELRAIGDCQALTVDLRGAASVRQLAQTVRRQTGDCLDVLVNNAGATWGAPVDDFPDDAWERVVSTNLSGVFQLTSGLLPALRGAGTRRDPARVINIGSVDGVRPPTWDNYPYSASKAGVHMLTRHLAARLAGESITVNAVAPGPFQSAMTAFLLDDADRAAELEAMVPLGRIGTPEDIVGATVFLASRAGAYVTGTVLSLDGGMAGCR; via the coding sequence CTGACCTCCACGTCGCTGTTCGACATCGAGGGCAAGGCGGCGCTGGTCACCGGTGGTGCGCGGGGGCTCGGGGCGATGATCGCTCGAGGCCTCGTCACCGCCGGCGCCCGCGTCCTGATCACCGCCAGGGACCGCGAGCGTTGCGAGGAAGCGGCCGCAGAGCTGCGCGCGATCGGCGACTGCCAGGCGCTGACCGTGGACCTGCGGGGGGCCGCATCGGTACGGCAGTTGGCGCAGACCGTCCGGAGGCAGACCGGTGACTGCCTCGACGTGCTGGTCAACAACGCCGGCGCGACCTGGGGAGCGCCGGTCGACGACTTCCCCGACGACGCGTGGGAGCGGGTGGTCTCGACCAACCTGAGCGGTGTCTTCCAGCTCACCTCGGGCCTGCTGCCCGCGCTGCGTGGCGCCGGGACCCGCCGCGATCCAGCGCGGGTGATCAACATCGGATCGGTGGACGGCGTCCGGCCGCCGACGTGGGACAACTACCCCTACAGCGCGAGCAAGGCCGGGGTGCACATGCTGACGCGTCACCTCGCGGCGCGGTTGGCCGGCGAATCGATCACCGTCAACGCGGTGGCACCCGGACCGTTCCAGAGCGCGATGACCGCCTTCCTGCTCGACGATGCGGACCGGGCCGCCGAGCTCGAGGCGATGGTCCCGCTCGGCCGGATCGGCACCCCCGAGGACATCGTCGGCGCGACGGTCTTCCTGGCCTCGCGGGCGGGTGCCTACGTGACGGGGACCGTCCTCAGCCTCGACGGCGGCATGGCGGGGTGCCGGTGA